ACCTCTTGCTTTAGCGTGTTCGTAATCTTCAAGAACTAAAGCTCCTGCTCCTTCTCCTAAAACGAAACCATCTCTGGTTGCATCAAAAGGTCTTGAAGCGGTTTCTGGACTTTCATTTCTTGTAGATAAAGCGTGCATCGAACTGAAACCTCCCATACCTGCAATAGTAACTGCAGCTTCAGAACCACCAGAAATAATAACATCACACATTCCTAAACGGATGTAGTTGAAAGCATCGATTAATGCATTTGCAGAAGACGCACATGCAGAAACAGTAGTGTAATTTGGTCCCATATAGCCATTACGCATCGAAATGTGTGCTGGTGCAATATCGGCAATCATTTTAGGAATAAAGAACGGATTGAACTTTGGAGTTCCATCACCTTTTGCATAATACATTACTTCATCCTGAAAAGTCTCTAAACCTCCAATTCCTGCTCCCCAGATAACACCAACTCTTTGTTTGTTAACATTATCATTAGTAATTCCAGCATCTTTAATAGCTTCATCACTGGCAGCAATTGCATATTGAGCAAATTTATCTAGTCTACGAGATTCCTTGCGATCCATGTAATCTTCAATATTGAAGTTTTTCACTTCGCAGGCAAATTTCGTTTTGTGCTTCTCTGTATCATAATACGTGATAGGAGCGGCTCCGCTTACCCCATTCACAAGTGCATTCCAATATTCCTGGATATTATTCCCGATAGGAGTAAGTGCACCTAATCCTGTTACAACAACTCGCCTTAATGCCATAAATATGTATTTTGTGTCTTTAAACAAATAAAACCCATGTTTCTTAACTGTATTGCTACTTAAGAGCCATGGGCATTACAATATAAGTATATCTTTTTGATTGAAAACCAATCGAATTTTAAATTTTAAAAAATAATAACACCCGATTCTTAAAAATTACAAAAATCAAAAAACAAATTCCAATTGGAATGTGGAATTCAAAAATTGGGATTTTTAGAAATCGGGTGTGGTATTATTATTTTTTTGCTTCCTCGATATAAGAAATAGCTTGACCAACAGTAGCAATGTTTTCTGCTTGATCGTCTGGAATTTGAATATCAAATTCTTTTTCGAATTCCATAATAAGCTCAACAGTGTCTAATGAGTCAGCTCCTAAATCATTAGTGAAGCTTGCTTCTGTTACAACTTCGTTTTCGTCAACACCTAATTTGTCTACGATAATCGCTTTTACTCTTGATGCAATGTCTGACATAATCTTTAATTTTAGAATTTAATTTGTTGGCAAAAATAAAAAACTTTATTTTAAAACAACTATTTAGTTTATAAATGTGACACTAATTTATAAAATTAATTTCAAGAAAGCCGTTTTAAAGCTATTTATTTTCGATTTTTATTCCGTTTTTTGCATTCTCAAAATAAATAATATTATGAAAAAAATTATCGTTTTTGCCTCAGGATCAGGATCTAACGCAGAAAACATTATAAAATATTTTTCAAAAACCGAATTTGCTAAGGTTGTTTCTGTTTTTACAAATAACGCTTCTGCAAAAGTGATTGAAAGAGCAAAAAATCATCAAATTCCTGTCGAAATCTTCTCAAAAAATGAACTTTTAGAGCGAAATGTATTACAAAAAATACAAAAAATCGACCCAGATTTGATTGTCCTTGCCGGTTTTCTTTTGAAATTTCCCGAAAATATAATCGAGAAATATCCTCACAAAATTATAAATATTCATCCTGCACTTTTACCTAATTACGGAGGTAAAGGAATGTACGGAATGCACATTCATAGAGCTATTGTAAATAATAAGGAAAAGGAAACTGGAATCTCTATTCATTATGTAAATGAAAACTATGATGAAGGCGGAATTATCTTTCAGGCAAACGTTGCTTTAACGGATGAAGATACACCTGAAACAGTTGCCGAGAAGATTCATGAATTAGAACAAAAACATTTTCCTGAGATCATCCATAGATTGTTAGATGCAAATTCCAATAATTAAAATCTTAATTTAAACAATCTTAAATCTTAAATCTACAATCTAAAATCTAAAATAAATTAATGTCTCACGAAGTACATATATATACAGACGGCGCCGCAAAAGGTAATCCGGGAAACGGCGGGTATGGAGTCGTAATGGAATTGGTTGGAACACCACATAAAAAAGAATTCTATGAGGGTTTTCGCCTTACTACCAATAATAGAATGGAACTTCTTGCTGTAATTGTAGGTTTAGAAAAACTGAAAAAGCCAAATATGAAAGTCCTTGTTATTTCAGATTCTAAATATGTCGTTGATTCTGTTGAAAAAAAATGGGTTTTCGGATGGGAGAAGAAAGCTTATAAAGACAAAAAAAATCCCGATTTATGGAAACGCTTTTTAATCGCCTATCGAAAACATCAAGTCGATTTTAAATGGATAAAAGGCCACAACAATCATCCTCAAAATGAACGTTGCGACCAATTAGCGGTTATGGCATCCATGCAGCCCAAACTTTCTGTAGATGTTTATTACGAAACCATTGGCTCTAAAGAATAAAAAAACGCATCAAGTATTTTGATGCGTTTTTTGTACTAACTTAATTTCTTGCCTACTCTTTATCTAAATCTTTTGCAGTTTTAAACCCTGTTAAAAGTCCAATACCGGCCATTATAAAAATAATAGAAGGATAAACCGCACCATCATTAAGTGAAGTATACGTTGTAATTAGTAACGCTAGAAAAATTCCAACACCACTCCCTATTAACAAGAAAGCCACATTTACAACAAATACTTTCCAAGCAGGAACTCCGCTTCCTTTTCCCTGTAAAAAGATACTCGCATCTACTCCTTTTTCTATAAGAGCCAATCGCTCTCTATTTCTTGTTGAATAAATTAAATAAACGATCCCGAAGACCATTAAGAAAAAGCTAATTGGAATTAAAATTTTGTCATCCATGATATTTACGTTTTTAATTGATTGATATACCCATATGACGACCGTTTTTAAAATCAGGTTACAGATTTTTTCAAAAAAATCATTTTTTTAAATTATAAAATCCAAAATCAACTGATAATCAATTCATTTTAATCTGAAATTATCTCCTTACCAAAACTTTGACAAAGTCCAACCCTATTCTTTATTATATATATAAGTTTAGAATTTATTAAAATTGGAATTTATTTTTTAAAATTATTGTAACCTAAACAAACTTCTTGTCGTCCTATATATATGAGCACATTACAAGATCAACATTATATCGATAAAATTCTGCAAGGCGAAACAAATGCTTTTGCTGTGCTGGTTGATCGTTATAAAGATCTGATCTTTACCTTGTCTCTCAAAATGATGAAAAACAGAGAAGAGGCTGAAGAAGTCTCTCAGGATACTTTTATTAAAGTATTTAATTCTTTGGGCAAGTTTAAAGGCGATTCTAAATTCTCGACATGGATTTATAAGATCTCTTATAACACATGTCTGGATCGTTTAAAGAAAAATAAAAAAGAGGAAAACAATATTTCGATAGACGATTTTTCATCGCATTTGATAAAAACAATGGATAATGCTTTAAGTGCTTTGGAAGACAAAGAACGGAAGCAGACGATTCAGAATTGTTTGAATTTGCTGCCAAGAGAAGAAAACTTCCTGCTGACCTTGTTTTATTTTGAAGATCAGAATTTGGAAGAAATTGGAAAAATCATGAATATCAACGCTAATAATGTCAAAATAAAATTATTTAGGAGCCGACAGAAATTAGCCGTAATTTTGAAAAAGCAGTTAGAACCAGAAATAATAGATTATTATGAAAGAGAGCGATAAAAACATAGAAAATCTTATTGATAAAATGATGGCCGAAGATACACTTCAGTCGCCATCTGCCGACTTTACTTCTAATATAATGTCGCAAATTCTTATTTCTGAAAAAGCAAAAATAAAACCATATAAACCTTTGATTTCAAAATCGGTATGGATTGCTATTGGCCTAGCAGTAAGTTTCTTAGCGCTTTATGTTTCTCTTTTTTCAGTTTCAGATAATGATCTTAAAATTGATGAAATTGGAAAATTATATTCAAATAAAGTTTCAACAGCCTTCAATGAAATTCATTTTTCTAAGACGATGTTATATGCTGTTTTAGTAGTTCCTTTTATGATTTTGGTTCAAATTGGAATTTTGAAAAATTATTTTGACAAGAAGTATCAGTTGTAAGTTTTAAAATAGTCTTCTCTTTTATAGATATAATCCTTTCCAATATAGCAATCTTGACTTATATCATATCTGTTTTTATAGAGGAAATAAGCTATTGTTAGATACTCATCATTTTTCAAATTAGCTTTATTAAGCTCTAGTTTTCCTTTTCTAGATGATACTTTAGAATATTTTTTTAAAAACCTATCAAATCCCAAATTCGAATATTCTTTTTCTATTTTACAATTTATTTTAAATCTACGCGGGTACTTCGGGTTTTTAAATAATTTATTATCAAAAACAAATTCGTTATTTAAAACCTCATTTAAGAAAGATTTGAATGATTTAAATTGTTTAGAATAATATTTTTTATAAAGAAAAAACAATTCGTTGCTATTTGTCAAAAAAAATTCATTACTGTTTGTTTGAAGGTATATATCAGAAAATGATGACAGAGGTGGTGGCAATCTTATAGCTCCATTTATTGTGTCGCCTCGATCAGCTAGCATTTCTATCATTTCTTTAGAAAAATTAAGATCTTTTCGTTCACAAGAAAATAAAATACAAAGCACTAATAAAAAGCTAATTTTCTTCATAGTCGAGATTTCAGATTTTAAACAAAGCTAATGAAAAACATTTCGCAAAATATAAGTTGCTTTTTAAATCCAAAAAACATATTTTAAGCTTTCAAACAAATCAATTTTAATCAATTCATTTACAATAGTTTTACTTCGAAATCGTTGTTATTTTTTTAAGAAAATTTTGCGAACCTAAACCATTGCAAGATTGTAACTTATAGAGTATCTTTGCACCCTAATTCGAAATTCATAAAATGAATAAACTATTGATTGTTGGAACAGTTGCTTTCGACGTGATTGAAACTCCTTTCGGAAAAACAGATAAAATTTTAGGTGGTGCTGCAACCTACATCGGATTATCAGCGTCATTTTTTAACTTACAATCGGCCATTGTTTCTGTAGTTGGCGACGATTTTCCTCAAGAACATTTAGATTTATTAACTTCAAAAAATATTGATATCTCTGGTATCGAAATTGTAAAAGGCGGAAAAACTTTTTTCTGGAGTGGTTTATACCATAATGATTTAAATTCAAGAGACACTTTAGTTACTGAATTGAACGTTTTAGCTGATTTTCAGCCAAAAGTTCCTCAAAACTACAAAGACGCCGATGTGGTAATGTTAGGAAACTTACACCCATTAGTACAAAGTAGTGTTTTAGATCAATTAGAAAAAAAACCAAAATTAGTGGTTTTAGACACCATGAATTTCTGGATGGACTGTGCTCTTCCTGAATTATTAAACGTTATTAAACGTGTAGATGTTATTACAATCAATGACGAAGAAGCAAGACAACTTTCTGGTGAATATTCATTAGTAAAAGCGGCTGCGAAAATCCAAGATATGGGACCAAAATATGTGGTGATCAAAAAAGGAGAACACGGAGCACTTTTATTCCACAATAGAGAAGTATTTTTTGCACCTGCTTTACCATTAGAAGACGTTTTCGATCCAACAGGAGCAGGAGATACTTTCGCAGGTGGTTTCTCAGGATTCATTGCGCAGAGCGAAAACATTTCGTTTGGAAACATGAGAAACGCAATTATTTACGGTTCAAATTTAGCTTCGTTCTGCGTAGAGAAATTTGGAACCGAAAGGATGGAAACCTTAAGCAAAGCCGAAGTAGCGATTCGATTACAGCAATTTAAGTCGTTAACTCAGTTTGATATAGAAATATAATGCCTAAGAGCCTCGATAAAACGGGGCTTTTTTATTACGTTAATACACACAACTTACAACAACACACAAAATAAAAAACAATGAGCGACGCTTTAAAACACGAATGTGGTATAGCCTTAGTTAGACTTCTTAAACCGCTTGAATACTATAAAGAAAAATACGGAACTGCTTTCTACGGAATTCAGAAAATGTATTTAATGATGGAAAAACAGCACAACCGCGGACAAGACGGTGCTGGTTTTGCAAGTATAAAATTTGATGTTGATCCAGGACAACGCTACATCAGCAGAGTTCGTTCTAATCACGCACAACCTATACAGGATGTTTT
This is a stretch of genomic DNA from Flavobacterium endoglycinae. It encodes these proteins:
- the rnhA gene encoding ribonuclease HI — encoded protein: MSHEVHIYTDGAAKGNPGNGGYGVVMELVGTPHKKEFYEGFRLTTNNRMELLAVIVGLEKLKKPNMKVLVISDSKYVVDSVEKKWVFGWEKKAYKDKKNPDLWKRFLIAYRKHQVDFKWIKGHNNHPQNERCDQLAVMASMQPKLSVDVYYETIGSKE
- a CDS encoding acyl carrier protein, with protein sequence MSDIASRVKAIIVDKLGVDENEVVTEASFTNDLGADSLDTVELIMEFEKEFDIQIPDDQAENIATVGQAISYIEEAKK
- a CDS encoding RNA polymerase sigma factor; protein product: MSTLQDQHYIDKILQGETNAFAVLVDRYKDLIFTLSLKMMKNREEAEEVSQDTFIKVFNSLGKFKGDSKFSTWIYKISYNTCLDRLKKNKKEENNISIDDFSSHLIKTMDNALSALEDKERKQTIQNCLNLLPREENFLLTLFYFEDQNLEEIGKIMNINANNVKIKLFRSRQKLAVILKKQLEPEIIDYYERER
- a CDS encoding DUF6249 domain-containing protein, with the protein product MDDKILIPISFFLMVFGIVYLIYSTRNRERLALIEKGVDASIFLQGKGSGVPAWKVFVVNVAFLLIGSGVGIFLALLITTYTSLNDGAVYPSIIFIMAGIGLLTGFKTAKDLDKE
- the purN gene encoding phosphoribosylglycinamide formyltransferase, whose amino-acid sequence is MKKIIVFASGSGSNAENIIKYFSKTEFAKVVSVFTNNASAKVIERAKNHQIPVEIFSKNELLERNVLQKIQKIDPDLIVLAGFLLKFPENIIEKYPHKIINIHPALLPNYGGKGMYGMHIHRAIVNNKEKETGISIHYVNENYDEGGIIFQANVALTDEDTPETVAEKIHELEQKHFPEIIHRLLDANSNN
- a CDS encoding PfkB family carbohydrate kinase, which produces MNKLLIVGTVAFDVIETPFGKTDKILGGAATYIGLSASFFNLQSAIVSVVGDDFPQEHLDLLTSKNIDISGIEIVKGGKTFFWSGLYHNDLNSRDTLVTELNVLADFQPKVPQNYKDADVVMLGNLHPLVQSSVLDQLEKKPKLVVLDTMNFWMDCALPELLNVIKRVDVITINDEEARQLSGEYSLVKAAAKIQDMGPKYVVIKKGEHGALLFHNREVFFAPALPLEDVFDPTGAGDTFAGGFSGFIAQSENISFGNMRNAIIYGSNLASFCVEKFGTERMETLSKAEVAIRLQQFKSLTQFDIEI
- the fabF gene encoding beta-ketoacyl-ACP synthase II, with the translated sequence MALRRVVVTGLGALTPIGNNIQEYWNALVNGVSGAAPITYYDTEKHKTKFACEVKNFNIEDYMDRKESRRLDKFAQYAIAASDEAIKDAGITNDNVNKQRVGVIWGAGIGGLETFQDEVMYYAKGDGTPKFNPFFIPKMIADIAPAHISMRNGYMGPNYTTVSACASSANALIDAFNYIRLGMCDVIISGGSEAAVTIAGMGGFSSMHALSTRNESPETASRPFDATRDGFVLGEGAGALVLEDYEHAKARGAKIYCEIGGGGMSSDAYHLTAPHPEGIGVIAVMENTLRDAGMSPDQVDHINTHGTSTPLGDVAELKAISAVFGSHAKNININSTKSMTGHLLGAAGAIEAIASILAMQNGIVPPTINHSVVDENIDPSLNLTLNKAQKREVNVAMSNTFGFGGHNACVLFKKLAD